CGCATTCACTGGAAACGCGGCGCATCCCAAGACATCATCGATCAGCCGCCGCTGCTGGACCACACCGCCGACGGACAGCTGCTGCGAGCCGAAGCGCTTTTCCATGCCGCGCACGAGGCAGAAGCGTATCCCCTTTACGAGGGGTTACGCCAGCACGAGGAATACGCCGAACAGGCGACCTATCGTTGCGCCCAGATCAAACTGCGCACCGGCGAGCGGCGCCTGGCCCTAAAGCTTTTCGCCCGACTGACCGAAAACGGAAATAATTCCTTCTGGGCCCGACTGGCCCGCGACGCTATCGCCGCTCAAAAATGAATTGGATGCTTCCTCGGCTGTTTTCCCATGAAAAAAGGTGCTTACCATGCCTGAAATCAGACTGTTCGACCGCACCATCCAGATGCTTGGCAAGGTTCTTGACCTTCGCCAACGTCAGCAGGAGCTGATCGCTTCCAACATCGCCAACGCCGAAACACCGGGTTACATTCCGGCCCGCATGTCATTTGAAAAGGACCTGGCAAAAGCCCTGGAAAACCGGCCGCAACCGCAGGCACAACCGCACCCGCGGCACATCCCGATCGTTGCGAACCGCATCGACAACCTCGAAGGAACCACGGAGCGGCGTGCCGATCGCGGTGTCGGCATGGACGGCAACGGGGTGGATCTCGACAAGCAACTGATCGCCCAGAGCGAAAACCAGTTGTTGTACGAAACCTCCGCGCAGATCATCAGCAAAAAACTGGCGACCCTCAAATACGTCTGTCAGGACGGCCGCTAAAGGAGCAGCAGCATGGATATTTTTACAGCGATGCAGGTCAGCGCCTCGGCCCTGGCCGCGCAACAGACCCGTCTCAACGTGATCAGCGGCAACCTGGCCAATGTCGGTACCACCCGCACGCCGGAAGGCGGCCCCTACCGCAAACGCGACGTGGTGTTCCAGTCGAGCCGCAACGTTTTCGAAGACAGCCTGCGTCAAGCCATGGACAAGGACGTGCAAGGCGTTGAAGTGGCCCGCATCCAGCCGAACTCGCGGGCCTTCCACACCGTGTACCAGCCAGGCCACCCCGACGCGGACGAAAACGGCATGCTGACGTTGCCCAACATCAATGTGATGGAGGAGATGGTCGACATGATGACCGCCACGCGCAATTACGAGGCCAACGTCTCCGCCATCAAATCCGCCCAACGCATGGCCACCAAGGCCCTCGACATAGGACGCTGACAATCATGATAAAAAATATCGGAGAAATCCCCCGCATCGCGCAGGCCGCCTCGGCCGAAACCGCGGCTTCAGGCCGGCCCCCCGAAACCTCCTTCGGAGACCTGCTGGCCAACGCCATCGATAACGTCGAGCAGGCCCAGAACCAGTCCAACCAGGCCATTGAAAAGCTTCAGACCGGCGAATCCCGCAATATTCACGAGGTCATGATCGCCATGGAAAAAGCCGGCATTTCCATGCGACTGATGGTGAACATGCGCAACAAGATCGTCGAAGCCTATCAGGAAGTGATGCGCATGCAGATCTGAATGGTTCGCTGCGGCACGGCCTGAAATCACCCCTTGCGCCCGCATGGTGCGGAATCCGCCGCGAGCTGTCATATCCGTGACAGTGGCACGCGGCGCCGGGAATCACTTTCCGGACAGCGAAAATCCACGACTATGAAAGGTTTGCCCCATGGGCGAAAAAACCACCCCTGCGACCTTACTCGAAACCATTCGCCACTGGCCCCGCAAACGGCAACTGAGCCTGCTCGGGGTGGTGCTGGCATGCGTCGTGTTTTTTGCTCTCATTATCCTGCAGGCAAACAAGGCCGATTATCAGCTGCTGTTCGGCAACCTCGAAAGCGCCGACGCGGCCGCCGTGTTGGAGCGCCTGAAGGAACAGAAAATACCCTATCGGCTCGAAAACAACGGCCGTGCCATTCTCATTCCCGCCGCCAAGGTACATGAAATCCGTCTCGACCTGGCCGGTAGCGGTTTGCCGCGCGGCGGCGGCGTGGGCTTCGAGATCTTTGACAAGCAGAGCTTCGGCATGACCGATTTCGCTCAAAAAATCAACTATCTGCGCGCTCTGCAGGGAGAACTGGCGAGAACCGTCGCGTCGCTGGCGCCGGTGGAAGCGGCACGGGTGCATCTGGCGTTGCCTGAAAAGCGCCTGTTTCGCGAGCAGCAGCAAAAAGCCAGTGCCTCGGTGATTGTCAAGCTCGCTGCCGGGCAGAATCTGCGGGAAGGCCAGATTCTCGGCATCGTCAACCTGGTGGCGGGCAGCGTGGAAGGGCTCGACGCCGAACAGGTCGCGGTTATCGACGACAATGGCCGGGTGCTGTCCAAAGCCTCCGAACAGACAGGCGAGAACGGCATGGCGCCCAACATGCTCGACTATCAGCAGAACCTCGAACAACGGCTCGAACTGCGGGCCCAGGCGCTGCTCGACCGGGCGCTGGGCATGGGCAACTCCATGGTGCAGGTCACGGCAGCCATCGACTACACCCAGCGGGAACGCATGGAAGAAAGTTACGATCCCGACACCACCGCGGTGCGCAGCGAGCATACCACCACCGAAAAAGGCGGCATCGCCGGCGCCGGAGGCGTGCCCGGAGTGCAGTCCAACATCAACAACGAGCAGAGCGGCGCGTCCTTCATCCCGACCAGCCGCAGCGACGAAACCATCAATTACGAAATCAGCAAGATCGTCAGCAAACAGGTCGATCCGGTGGGCTCCATCAAGAACCTGTCGGTGGCGGTGCTGGTCGCCGACCGACTGACGGAGGCCGCCGGTGACTCCGAAAAGGCGCCGGTCTACGAACCGCGTGACGCCAAGGAACTGGCAGCCATCGAAAAAATGGTCAGCCGGGCGCTGGGAATCGACCCGAAACGGGGTGACCAGATCGCCGTCATCTCGCGTCCCTTCGAAACCGCTTACAGCACCGACCCCACCCTGCAGCCGTCGGTCTGGACGCGGGTCCATCAGGTCACGCCGATACTCAAATACGCGCTGCTGTGCCTGGCGGCGGGACTGCTCTACCTGTTGGTTATCCGTCCGCTGCTGCAGATTCTGCGCAGCGAGGGACGCATGATCGAGCACTACAAGACCGTGGAGCAACTGGAATCGGAGATGGCCGGCCTGCCCGACGGCAGCACCCGCGGCGAAGCTCCGCTGAGCCTTCCGGCGGGCAGCGCTGCCTCGCAGAACGATCCGGCGCAGATCATCAAGGCCTGGCTCAAGGACAGCTAGTACCCATCCGGAAACTCCAGGCAAACACCCCGGCGGTCCGCTGGCCGCCTGAAACCGTGAAAGACACAGCATGGATATCAAGAAAATGACCGGCGCGGAAAAAGCCGCGGTGCTGTTGCTCACCCTGGGCGAGCAGGCAACCGCCCAGGTCTTCGAAACCCTGTCGGACAGCGAGGTAC
This portion of the Syntrophotalea acetylenica genome encodes:
- the flgB gene encoding flagellar basal body rod protein FlgB; the encoded protein is MPEIRLFDRTIQMLGKVLDLRQRQQELIASNIANAETPGYIPARMSFEKDLAKALENRPQPQAQPHPRHIPIVANRIDNLEGTTERRADRGVGMDGNGVDLDKQLIAQSENQLLYETSAQIISKKLATLKYVCQDGR
- the flgC gene encoding flagellar basal body rod protein FlgC — its product is MDIFTAMQVSASALAAQQTRLNVISGNLANVGTTRTPEGGPYRKRDVVFQSSRNVFEDSLRQAMDKDVQGVEVARIQPNSRAFHTVYQPGHPDADENGMLTLPNINVMEEMVDMMTATRNYEANVSAIKSAQRMATKALDIGR
- the fliE gene encoding flagellar hook-basal body complex protein FliE; the encoded protein is MIKNIGEIPRIAQAASAETAASGRPPETSFGDLLANAIDNVEQAQNQSNQAIEKLQTGESRNIHEVMIAMEKAGISMRLMVNMRNKIVEAYQEVMRMQI
- the fliF gene encoding flagellar basal-body MS-ring/collar protein FliF — translated: MGEKTTPATLLETIRHWPRKRQLSLLGVVLACVVFFALIILQANKADYQLLFGNLESADAAAVLERLKEQKIPYRLENNGRAILIPAAKVHEIRLDLAGSGLPRGGGVGFEIFDKQSFGMTDFAQKINYLRALQGELARTVASLAPVEAARVHLALPEKRLFREQQQKASASVIVKLAAGQNLREGQILGIVNLVAGSVEGLDAEQVAVIDDNGRVLSKASEQTGENGMAPNMLDYQQNLEQRLELRAQALLDRALGMGNSMVQVTAAIDYTQRERMEESYDPDTTAVRSEHTTTEKGGIAGAGGVPGVQSNINNEQSGASFIPTSRSDETINYEISKIVSKQVDPVGSIKNLSVAVLVADRLTEAAGDSEKAPVYEPRDAKELAAIEKMVSRALGIDPKRGDQIAVISRPFETAYSTDPTLQPSVWTRVHQVTPILKYALLCLAAGLLYLLVIRPLLQILRSEGRMIEHYKTVEQLESEMAGLPDGSTRGEAPLSLPAGSAASQNDPAQIIKAWLKDS